GGCGGAGGTAACAGCGTCGCTTCCAGGGTAGCGGCAGTGTAAACTTCCAGATTTTGCAAAGCGATGCCTTCCAGACCAAACTTAAAGCGGATCATTTCGCCCTGTTCCGTCACCCGGATTGCACCAGAAATGGAACCTGGCGGTTGTGAGAACAAGGCTTGCTGGGTTGGTGCACCGCCACGGCTAATCGAACCGCCACGGCCGTGGAAAAGGGTGAGCTGGATGCCATGCTGTTGAGCGACTGCGGTCAGTTCTTCCTGTGCGCGATACTGTGCCCAGTTGGCGGACATAAATCCGGCGTCCTTGGCGGAGTCGGAATAACCGATCATCACCTCATGTTTGCCCTGAATATGCTGTTTGTACCAGTGCATACTGAATAGGGTTTGCATGGTTTGTGCTGCGCCGTCTAGGTCTTTCAAGGTTTCAAACAGTGGAACCACACGTAAGGGTTGTTTGATGCCCGCTTCTTTTTGCAATAACAGCACGGCCAAAACATCACTTGGATATTCCGCCATGGAAATAATATAAGCCCCCAAGCATTCTGCCGGCTGTTCGGCCAGGGTGCGCATGGTTGCGAAAACCTCTTTGACATCAGGATGCTCAATCAGGCTGTCTTGTGGTTCATTCAGATATTTTGGCAATAATGGACGTTTGCTTTGCAGTTCCTGCAGCAGGAAATTCTGGCGTGCCTGCTCGGTCCAGGTCTCAAAATTACCCAAGCCCAGATATTCGGTAATCGCTGAAATGGCCTGACGATGGCGTCCGGATTCCTGACGAATATCCAGTTTTAACAGTTCAATCCCGAAGCAGTTGACCCGGTGAATAAAGTCCAGCAGTTTGCCATTGGCAATTTCAGGTAAATTACAGGCCAGCAGTGAGCGATAGCAGAGCAGCAGCGGTTCGAGCAGTTCCTGTTTGCTGTGAATCACCCCTTCATCATCACTGTCTATGCCTTGCAGTTTTTGCGCTAGCCATTGGCGTGTCGCTTTCAAGCGTTCACGCGTGGCACGCAGATAGGCACGGTAAGGTTCTGGATGTTCACCTCCCAAAGCCTGGATCAGTTCATTCGAGCAGCTTTGAATCGACAGTTCCCAGCGTAAATCTTCAATGTCACGCAGATACAACTCAGCGGCCTGCCAGCGGGATAACCAGAGCACTTCTTGCGTCACCTTATGGGTGACATTCGGGTTGCCATCCCGGTCACCGCCCATCCAGGAGGCGAAACGGATCGGTGCGACGGCTAACGGCAGTGAACGACCACAATGCTGTTCCACCAGTTCATTCAGTTCACGCACAAATTTGGGAACGGTATTCCACAGGGTTTGTTCGATGGTGGTAAATCCCCATTTCGCCTCATCGATCGGTGTCGGGCGGTTTTGGCGGATTTCATCGGTTTGCCAGGCGGAGCAGACTAGCTGTTTCAGTTCATTCAACACGTCCTGACGCTGTTTTGGGGTCAGTTTCTGCTGGTCAAATTTACTCAGGCATTCATTAATATCATCATATTTTTGAATCAGGGTGCGGCGGCTGACTTCAGTCGGGTGGGCGGTCAGCACCAATTCAATCTTCAGCTCACAAATTTGCTGAAAAAGGGTATCTGCTGAAATCTCGTTGGCTTTAAATTTGGCAAACAGATGATCCAGTGGATTCGGTGAAGGTGCATCCGGGTCAAATTCACTTTGTCGGCGGCTACGCACCACATGGTACTGTTCGGCAATGTTGGCAAAATTCAGGAAGTGGGTAAATGCCCGTGCCAAAGGTAGAATTTCATCATCTTCTAAAGTCAGGAACAGTTGTTCGAGTTGCTTTTCTGCTTCAACCTGACCATCACGTGCACCTTTCGCCAAGGCACGTATCTGCTCAACCTGATTAAACAAATCGTGCCCGGCGTGCTGTTTTAAGGTTTCACCGAGTAAATTTCCAAGTAAGCGTACGTCCTCACGCAGTGGAGCATCAATTTGTTGAATCATGTTTTTTGTCTCCTGTTGTTCTTGTTTCGAATATAACGCGATTCCGTGACATTCCAAGTCCTCACATGTTTATTCTCTAAGCATTTATCATGTTTTTTTCGCAGATCACAGCAAAAAGAGCAGCTGATGGTTGATACGGCAACCAGAAGTTTAGGCTGATCGATAAAAAGAGCTGTTCAGGCTGTGAAAAGCATCTAGCAATACTGATATTTTCTGTACAATAAAAGTGCAAATTATTTGAAGTGTTAAGCAGTTCTCGTTTTTATTGAAGACAGCTTTGCTGCGCCAAGTGACTAGTGTCAGAATGTATTCATAAGGCGTAATTTTTTTACGAATATGACGTGCGAAAGATAGAAAATTTCAATATAGTAGCGCCCTATCTTTTAAACAAAATAAACACAGTATTTTCGTTGCACAACCTCAAAAAAGAATGCAATGGATGAGGTCACACACATGGGGCAAGACAATCTAGAGCTGCACCGTCGTTATATTACGATTTCCTATGTCTTCATGTTTCTCACGCTACTGA
This portion of the Acinetobacter sp. GSS19 genome encodes:
- the ppc gene encoding phosphoenolpyruvate carboxylase, encoding MIQQIDAPLREDVRLLGNLLGETLKQHAGHDLFNQVEQIRALAKGARDGQVEAEKQLEQLFLTLEDDEILPLARAFTHFLNFANIAEQYHVVRSRRQSEFDPDAPSPNPLDHLFAKFKANEISADTLFQQICELKIELVLTAHPTEVSRRTLIQKYDDINECLSKFDQQKLTPKQRQDVLNELKQLVCSAWQTDEIRQNRPTPIDEAKWGFTTIEQTLWNTVPKFVRELNELVEQHCGRSLPLAVAPIRFASWMGGDRDGNPNVTHKVTQEVLWLSRWQAAELYLRDIEDLRWELSIQSCSNELIQALGGEHPEPYRAYLRATRERLKATRQWLAQKLQGIDSDDEGVIHSKQELLEPLLLCYRSLLACNLPEIANGKLLDFIHRVNCFGIELLKLDIRQESGRHRQAISAITEYLGLGNFETWTEQARQNFLLQELQSKRPLLPKYLNEPQDSLIEHPDVKEVFATMRTLAEQPAECLGAYIISMAEYPSDVLAVLLLQKEAGIKQPLRVVPLFETLKDLDGAAQTMQTLFSMHWYKQHIQGKHEVMIGYSDSAKDAGFMSANWAQYRAQEELTAVAQQHGIQLTLFHGRGGSISRGGAPTQQALFSQPPGSISGAIRVTEQGEMIRFKFGLEGIALQNLEVYTAATLEATLLPPPEPKPEWRELMHQMTECSVGVYRQTVRENPHFVQYLRTVTPELELQMLPLGSRPAKRKVSGGIESLRAIPWVFAWTQIRLMLPAWLGTGAAINQVLAEGQHAVLDEMLQAWPYFQTLIDMLEMVLSKADSNIALYYESQLTDDEDLKTLGAELRRRLHDAVQTLLTIKGESKLLSQNEVLDQSMRVRKTYLLPLHLLQAELMKRRRIYLAERNAEHTPVDHALMVTIAGIAAGLRNTG